In one window of Fictibacillus phosphorivorans DNA:
- a CDS encoding tyrosine-protein phosphatase: protein MIDIHSHILPGLDDGARTMEDAIKMAEAAVKDGITHLYATPHHRNGRYENEKELVIKEVEVLNAELKNRKIPLHIIPGQEIRMYKDLIKDIDRGHLLPLHNKVNYLLIELPSSHVPNYAADILFELSLRHYQPILVHPERNSEILENPEILYECIMAGTHTQITATSIIGHFGKKIMNFSHELIQSNMVHLLASDAHHAVNRGFHMSEVFGIIQKQYGVEIRYYLQENAAHVLRGESILIEPPSLPKRKRFLGIF, encoded by the coding sequence GTGATTGATATACATAGTCATATCCTACCTGGACTGGACGATGGAGCTCGTACGATGGAGGATGCGATCAAAATGGCAGAAGCTGCTGTGAAAGATGGTATTACGCACCTCTATGCCACGCCACATCACCGAAATGGAAGATATGAAAACGAGAAAGAACTCGTCATAAAAGAAGTGGAAGTACTAAATGCAGAGTTAAAAAACAGAAAGATACCATTGCACATCATCCCTGGACAAGAAATACGGATGTACAAAGATTTAATAAAAGATATCGATCGAGGGCACTTATTGCCTTTACATAACAAAGTAAATTATTTACTAATCGAACTTCCTTCTTCACATGTACCAAACTACGCAGCAGACATTCTCTTTGAACTGAGCTTGAGACATTACCAGCCCATTCTGGTACATCCAGAGCGGAACAGCGAGATCTTGGAAAACCCAGAAATTCTATATGAATGCATTATGGCTGGAACTCATACTCAAATCACCGCAACTTCCATAATCGGTCACTTTGGAAAAAAAATCATGAATTTTTCTCATGAACTCATACAATCAAATATGGTGCATTTGCTTGCATCGGATGCTCATCATGCAGTTAATCGTGGGTTTCATATGTCGGAAGTTTTCGGAATAATCCAAAAACAATACGGAGTAGAAATACGATATTATCTGCAAGAAAATGCTGCACACGTGTTAAGAGGTGAAAGCATACTAATTGAACCTCCTTCTTTACCAAAAAGAAAAAGGTTTCTCGGCATCTTCTAA
- a CDS encoding CpsD/CapB family tyrosine-protein kinase produces MSRKLKKSIGDLTQRSLITHRNPKSPIAEQYRTIRTNIQFSSIDKELKTLMITSSGPGEGKSTTVANLAVVLAQQEKRVLLIDTDLRKPTVHYTFKVSNIYGVTSILTRQTTLRETIVSSKIPNVDVLPSGPIPPNPSELINSKSMNDLIEEASRMYDYVLFDTPPLIAVTDGQLLAHHVDGVILVVSSGKTEIESATKAKELLENANAKIIGAVLNEKAARKEKYYYYYGSN; encoded by the coding sequence TTGAGTCGTAAATTGAAAAAATCCATTGGAGATTTAACCCAAAGAAGCTTGATTACACACAGAAATCCTAAGTCCCCAATTGCTGAACAATACAGGACCATACGAACGAATATTCAGTTCTCATCCATCGACAAAGAGCTGAAGACGTTAATGATTACATCTTCAGGACCTGGGGAGGGGAAATCGACGACAGTTGCAAACTTAGCGGTCGTACTCGCTCAACAAGAAAAACGAGTACTTTTAATTGATACAGATCTGCGTAAACCAACTGTTCACTACACGTTCAAAGTAAGCAATATTTACGGTGTGACGAGTATACTAACACGTCAAACGACTTTAAGAGAAACGATTGTATCTAGTAAAATTCCAAATGTAGATGTACTGCCAAGCGGACCCATTCCACCCAATCCTTCAGAGCTTATTAACTCAAAATCGATGAACGACTTAATAGAAGAAGCGAGCCGTATGTATGATTATGTTCTATTCGACACACCGCCACTTATAGCTGTAACAGATGGTCAGCTGCTTGCTCATCATGTAGATGGAGTAATCCTTGTCGTATCAAGCGGAAAGACAGAGATAGAATCTGCAACAAAAGCGAAGGAACTGTTAGAAAACGCCAACGCAAAGATTATTGGCGCAGTGTTAAATGAAAAAGCGGCAAGAAAAGAAAAGTATTATTACTATTATGGTTCAAATTAA
- a CDS encoding YveK family protein yields the protein MEETISLKEIAVTLRKRLVLILVLAAIAVAVSGVISYFVLTPQYQASTQILVNQESSKEPVLDPNQVRTNVEMINTYSVIIKSPIILDKVVQNLDLTETTDQLIGKIAVSSEQNAQVFNLTIEDADPAHAVKLANEISNTFSSEVPKIMSVDNVKVLSPAVLKENPSQVKPKPLLNMAIALVVGLMAGVGIAFLLEYLDNTIKTEEDIQNILQLPILGAIPKISVEDVKASEVKKAANKRMGSETLES from the coding sequence ATGGAAGAAACGATTTCGTTAAAAGAAATTGCTGTTACCTTGCGAAAACGGCTTGTATTAATTCTAGTACTTGCAGCAATTGCTGTAGCAGTTAGTGGTGTAATTTCTTATTTTGTACTTACACCTCAATATCAAGCATCGACCCAAATTCTTGTAAACCAAGAATCTAGTAAAGAACCCGTGCTCGACCCGAACCAAGTACGTACGAATGTCGAGATGATTAATACATACAGCGTTATTATTAAGAGTCCGATCATATTGGATAAAGTCGTGCAAAACCTTGATCTAACTGAAACAACGGACCAGCTCATAGGGAAGATTGCGGTAAGCAGTGAGCAGAACGCGCAAGTCTTTAATCTAACGATTGAAGACGCAGATCCGGCTCATGCCGTAAAGCTCGCCAACGAAATTTCCAATACGTTCAGTTCAGAAGTTCCTAAAATAATGAGTGTAGATAACGTGAAAGTGCTCTCCCCGGCAGTGTTAAAAGAGAACCCATCACAGGTAAAGCCAAAGCCGTTATTAAACATGGCGATTGCATTGGTCGTAGGTTTGATGGCAGGTGTGGGAATTGCTTTCTTGTTAGAGTATTTGGATAACACGATCAAGACAGAGGAAGATATTCAGAACATTCTACAGCTTCCTATTCTTGGAGCGATTCCTAAGATTTCCGTTGAAGATGTGAAAGCTTCTGAAGTGAAAAAGGCTGCGAATAAAAGGATGGGGAGTGAAACCCTTGAGTCGTAA
- a CDS encoding LCP family protein has translation MKKFLIVTGVLIGLVLLGLGGYAYYLYDTAKDAVNDMHEKVETDQPKPVITGKKKDLKPISILLLGVDEREGDRGRSDTMIVVAIDPKSDKMLMFNIPRDTRTEIIGKGYEDKINHAYAFGGTQMAMDTAEHFLDTSLDYYVKVNMESFRDIVNAVGGVEVDNPKAFDYQGYSFPAGKQELDGTEALAYSRMRYEDTKGDLGRNDRQRQIITSIINKGANVSSITKFDNILDILGENVKTNMTFDEMKKIQKNYKGARHQINYTEFKSTGKMIGNTWYGIVDESEQLRVQNLLKEFLNK, from the coding sequence ATGAAGAAGTTTCTTATCGTGACAGGAGTATTAATTGGACTCGTACTATTAGGTCTTGGGGGCTATGCCTACTACCTATATGATACGGCTAAGGATGCAGTCAATGACATGCACGAAAAAGTAGAGACCGACCAGCCAAAACCTGTGATTACAGGAAAGAAGAAGGATCTGAAACCCATCTCTATTCTTTTATTAGGAGTGGATGAACGTGAAGGTGATCGCGGACGATCGGATACTATGATTGTAGTTGCCATCGATCCGAAGAGCGATAAGATGCTCATGTTCAACATTCCTCGAGATACACGAACCGAAATCATAGGAAAAGGGTATGAAGACAAGATCAATCACGCATACGCTTTTGGCGGAACACAAATGGCAATGGATACGGCAGAACATTTCTTAGATACATCCCTTGATTATTATGTAAAAGTGAATATGGAATCTTTCCGAGATATCGTTAATGCAGTCGGTGGTGTAGAAGTCGATAACCCAAAAGCCTTCGATTACCAAGGCTACTCTTTCCCAGCAGGCAAGCAAGAATTAGATGGAACCGAAGCCCTTGCCTATTCTCGCATGAGATATGAGGATACGAAAGGCGACCTTGGAAGAAATGATCGTCAACGCCAAATTATTACATCTATTATCAATAAAGGCGCAAACGTTTCGTCCATTACAAAGTTCGATAATATTCTAGATATCCTCGGTGAAAATGTGAAAACGAACATGACATTTGATGAGATGAAGAAAATTCAGAAGAATTATAAAGGTGCAAGACATCAAATTAACTATACGGAATTTAAGAGTACAGGGAAGATGATCGGAAACACTTGGTATGGAATTGTTGATGAATCAGAACAGCTGCGTGTGCAGAATTTATTAAAAGAGTTTCTAAATAAATAG
- a CDS encoding DUF3846 domain-containing protein — translation MSTISVLMVEPSKRPSIISIENDLSTFENIVNGPLDMQPFFRSPYKIVCNVDNGYELTYGKRKPKESFFIVKHDGDFRSIDRTEAEEVRDHLKEKMKKWK, via the coding sequence TTGTCTACTATTTCTGTTTTAATGGTCGAGCCTTCTAAACGACCATCGATTATATCAATTGAAAATGATTTATCAACCTTTGAAAATATAGTGAACGGCCCCCTAGATATGCAGCCTTTTTTTCGTTCTCCTTACAAAATCGTCTGCAACGTGGATAACGGATACGAACTTACATATGGAAAACGCAAACCAAAAGAGAGCTTCTTTATCGTAAAGCATGATGGAGATTTCCGAAGCATCGACCGAACAGAAGCTGAAGAAGTGAGAGATCACTTAAAAGAAAAGATGAAGAAGTGGAAATAA
- a CDS encoding bifunctional metallophosphatase/5'-nucleotidase, translating into MSVKNTFKRLLVSSLAVGVISSPLAMPASVDAHGNSPKDKTFNLSIMHTNDSHARLDNVAKKVTAVKEVRAAKPDALLLDAGDVFSGTLYFNEFKGQADLEFMNLMDYDLMTFGNHEFDLGSSPEGHQALADFVKNAEFPFVSTNVNFSQDPLLKKLYKGYSIKPKDGSVYSSVMQRINGEYVGFIGLTTEETADISSPEGVVFENYIKEAAKEVRLLQLFGVNKIVAITHLGYDDNPEYDNDLELAKYVDGIDIIVGGHSHTQLDQPVVVDTNYKGKKKNPTVIVQAYQYSDFLGTLDVQFDKKGKVVGQAGQLIKIADKAADPEAAELLKKYSSKIDELKNKPTGATAEKALENPRSNDVGPSVRSNETPLGNLITDGMLDKAKEYNKDVVMAFQNGGGIRAPINQGEITYGDVLTTLPFGNTLATMKLTGAEIKTALEHSVSQSPKESGGFLHVSGMKFKFDSTKVAGSRVVSMEVKNADGTYTAIDTTKEYVIATNAFTAKGGDGYTVFADAYAQGRVTDLGASDWENLRDYVAKLVKVDPQVEGRIVDVAKQ; encoded by the coding sequence ATGTCAGTTAAGAACACGTTTAAAAGATTACTAGTTAGTTCCCTTGCTGTCGGGGTTATCTCTTCCCCATTAGCAATGCCTGCTTCAGTAGATGCACACGGAAATTCGCCGAAGGATAAAACGTTCAACTTATCTATCATGCACACGAACGATTCACATGCTCGTTTAGATAATGTGGCCAAAAAGGTGACTGCTGTAAAAGAAGTTCGAGCAGCTAAGCCTGACGCATTGTTGTTAGATGCAGGTGATGTTTTCTCTGGTACGCTCTATTTTAATGAGTTCAAAGGACAAGCAGATCTTGAATTTATGAATCTTATGGACTATGACCTTATGACATTCGGTAATCACGAGTTCGATCTTGGTTCAAGCCCTGAAGGCCACCAAGCATTGGCTGACTTCGTAAAGAACGCGGAGTTTCCTTTTGTAAGTACAAACGTAAACTTTTCTCAGGATCCATTATTAAAGAAATTATATAAAGGTTATTCAATCAAGCCGAAGGACGGCAGTGTCTACTCTTCTGTGATGCAAAGAATTAACGGTGAGTATGTTGGCTTCATCGGTCTGACGACTGAAGAAACAGCAGATATCTCCAGTCCTGAAGGTGTAGTATTCGAAAACTACATTAAAGAAGCAGCAAAAGAAGTACGCTTGCTTCAGCTTTTTGGCGTAAATAAGATCGTGGCAATTACTCACCTTGGATACGATGATAATCCAGAATATGACAACGATCTAGAATTAGCTAAGTACGTTGATGGCATCGACATCATCGTTGGCGGTCACAGCCATACACAACTTGATCAGCCAGTTGTCGTGGATACGAACTATAAAGGAAAGAAAAAGAATCCAACTGTAATCGTACAAGCTTACCAATACAGCGATTTTCTAGGAACACTTGATGTTCAGTTCGATAAAAAAGGTAAAGTTGTTGGCCAAGCTGGTCAGTTGATCAAGATTGCTGACAAAGCAGCAGATCCAGAAGCTGCTGAACTTCTAAAGAAATACTCTAGCAAGATCGATGAGTTAAAGAACAAGCCAACTGGCGCAACAGCTGAAAAAGCACTAGAAAACCCTCGTTCAAACGATGTTGGACCAAGTGTACGAAGCAACGAAACGCCACTTGGAAACTTGATCACAGACGGTATGTTAGATAAAGCGAAAGAATACAACAAAGACGTTGTGATGGCGTTCCAAAACGGTGGCGGAATTCGTGCGCCAATCAACCAAGGTGAAATCACATACGGTGATGTATTAACGACTCTTCCGTTTGGTAACACATTAGCAACAATGAAGTTAACAGGTGCAGAAATTAAGACTGCTCTTGAGCACAGTGTAAGCCAATCTCCAAAAGAAAGCGGCGGTTTCCTACATGTGTCTGGCATGAAGTTCAAGTTTGACAGCACAAAAGTTGCTGGCAGCCGTGTGGTTTCTATGGAAGTGAAGAACGCAGATGGCACTTACACTGCAATCGACACAACAAAAGAATATGTCATCGCAACTAACGCATTTACAGCTAAAGGCGGAGACGGATACACAGTATTCGCGGACGCTTATGCGCAAGGCCGCGTAACTGACCTAGGTGCATCCGACTGGGAAAACCTACGTGACTATGTAGCAAAATTAGTAAAAGTTGATCCACAAGTTGAAGGCCGTATCGTGGATGTAGCAAAACAATAA
- a CDS encoding SpoIID/LytB domain-containing protein gives MRKGIVLFVVALLLFSVLPVKNKVADAAESEVNVSLIHEVDQLSALDFSLKGTFKEVTSGRSLVAGKTYTVKVENEQIGLYDGSTLMIRQTELSLKPAGISPSHLTTLNGKVKRSYMGTMNFKVEGEYVRPVNSIPVEEYIQGVLPGELYQSYHIHTMRSQAIVARTYLHYWVGRKPVTDTVSFQRYVGYSMDYHNFIKAAIETKGKVLSYNGKIIDGVYSSSNGGHSETNTGAWPSGTVDFPYFPAKPDPYDVKSTDSETIYKTQFSLTGLDVNNTEAWWSKEEKNPVFASQLKRMFLSNDYKNAKVIDVNSFTISDELTKGKRIKSANVAFTYVMRDANGKVIIDDKGTVKKFNKQLTLTGSQFKYALQVNSTLVTSFIPTTVDYQVSVVGNGHGVGMSQTGANVMAKQGKGFREILAFYYPGTVITNDKTTTIPTTALQMTGLVNYEGTKIRKSASITSAELGKTKLNQKIIILGKSGEWFKVKAGTITGYMNEHYITLGQTISYKDGITPITSGQILNLGSPIVSKNNTLYVPMPGLATRYKMKLNSTSSNFTVVDGSRKVVASHLSKYATVNGKKILLTAKPEKYYNKVYVPLTFLKQTGLVPSYYDEKAEQVLWLNK, from the coding sequence ATGAGAAAAGGTATTGTTCTATTTGTGGTTGCGTTGCTTTTGTTTAGTGTTCTTCCGGTAAAAAACAAAGTAGCTGACGCAGCAGAGTCTGAGGTGAATGTTTCACTTATTCATGAGGTAGATCAACTCTCAGCCTTGGATTTTTCATTAAAAGGAACATTTAAAGAGGTTACTAGCGGAAGAAGTTTAGTAGCAGGCAAAACATATACAGTTAAAGTAGAAAATGAACAGATTGGGCTTTACGACGGAAGTACGTTAATGATCAGACAAACTGAACTTTCACTGAAACCAGCAGGTATATCTCCAAGTCATCTCACGACGCTAAACGGAAAAGTAAAAAGATCATACATGGGTACGATGAATTTTAAAGTTGAGGGTGAGTACGTTCGACCGGTAAACAGCATACCGGTTGAAGAATACATCCAGGGTGTTCTTCCTGGTGAGTTATATCAGTCTTATCATATACATACAATGCGCTCACAAGCTATTGTGGCAAGAACATATTTACACTATTGGGTAGGAAGGAAACCTGTTACGGATACGGTTTCTTTCCAACGTTATGTAGGATACAGCATGGATTATCATAATTTTATTAAAGCAGCCATTGAAACAAAAGGTAAAGTTCTGAGCTATAACGGAAAAATTATTGATGGCGTGTATTCTTCATCAAATGGGGGACATTCAGAAACGAATACGGGTGCTTGGCCGAGCGGTACTGTTGATTTTCCATACTTTCCAGCTAAACCTGATCCGTATGATGTAAAGAGCACGGATAGTGAAACGATTTATAAAACACAGTTCTCATTAACTGGACTGGATGTAAACAACACAGAAGCATGGTGGAGTAAAGAAGAAAAGAATCCTGTTTTTGCTTCACAGTTAAAGAGAATGTTTTTATCTAATGATTATAAGAATGCAAAGGTAATAGACGTTAATTCATTTACTATTTCAGACGAGCTTACAAAAGGAAAACGAATTAAGAGTGCAAACGTTGCATTTACTTACGTGATGAGGGATGCTAACGGAAAAGTAATAATAGATGACAAAGGGACAGTTAAAAAGTTTAATAAGCAGCTTACTTTAACCGGTTCTCAGTTTAAATATGCTCTTCAAGTAAACAGTACACTTGTTACGTCATTTATACCTACAACAGTGGACTATCAAGTATCCGTTGTTGGAAACGGTCATGGTGTTGGAATGAGTCAGACTGGTGCTAACGTTATGGCTAAACAGGGTAAAGGATTCCGTGAGATTCTAGCATTCTATTATCCAGGTACGGTCATTACAAATGATAAAACAACTACGATTCCGACAACAGCACTGCAGATGACAGGACTTGTTAATTATGAAGGTACTAAGATTAGAAAATCTGCTTCAATAACAAGTGCTGAATTAGGCAAGACCAAACTCAATCAAAAGATTATCATTCTAGGTAAGTCTGGAGAATGGTTTAAGGTGAAAGCAGGCACAATTACAGGCTACATGAACGAGCATTATATTACGCTCGGCCAAACCATCTCTTATAAAGATGGCATCACACCAATCACGTCAGGACAGATCTTGAACTTAGGCTCACCGATTGTTTCCAAGAACAATACGTTGTACGTCCCAATGCCAGGACTTGCTACACGTTATAAGATGAAACTTAATTCTACTTCATCTAACTTCACGGTAGTTGATGGATCACGTAAGGTTGTTGCATCACACCTCAGCAAGTATGCAACGGTGAATGGGAAGAAAATTCTGCTTACAGCAAAACCAGAAAAGTATTATAACAAGGTCTATGTGCCACTTACGTTCTTAAAGCAAACGGGCTTAGTTCCTTCTTATTATGATGAGAAAGCAGAACAAGTACTGTGGCTGAATAAATAA
- a CDS encoding SDR family oxidoreductase, with translation MSNQEHPKGQPAQHQNQQPGVESEMTPKPQSESPTYKGSGKLKGKTTLITGGDSGIGKAAAIAFAKEGANVAIVYLEESEDAEETKTQIEQEGVKCLLIRGDIGDESFCEQTVRDVVGSFGGLDVLVNNAAEQHPQQNFEDITAEQLEKTFRTNIFSMFHLTKAALPHLKQGSSIINTASITAYQGHPELIDYASTKGAIVSFTRSLSNNLVKKGIRVNGIAPGPIWTPLIPSTFTADKVEQFGKDTPMGRPGQPEELAPAYVYLASEDSSYVSGQMIHINGGKVVNG, from the coding sequence ATGTCTAATCAAGAGCACCCAAAAGGGCAACCTGCACAACATCAAAACCAACAGCCAGGTGTAGAATCTGAAATGACACCTAAGCCTCAATCGGAAAGCCCGACGTATAAAGGCAGCGGTAAGCTAAAAGGAAAAACCACACTGATCACGGGTGGAGACAGCGGAATCGGTAAAGCAGCCGCAATAGCTTTCGCGAAAGAAGGAGCCAACGTTGCGATTGTCTATCTAGAGGAATCAGAAGACGCTGAGGAAACGAAGACACAGATCGAGCAAGAAGGCGTGAAATGCTTGTTGATTCGCGGAGATATCGGTGACGAATCGTTCTGTGAACAAACGGTTCGCGATGTGGTTGGTTCGTTCGGCGGACTGGACGTTCTTGTAAACAATGCCGCTGAACAGCATCCACAGCAAAACTTTGAGGATATTACAGCGGAACAGCTTGAGAAAACATTCCGCACAAATATATTCAGCATGTTCCACCTGACGAAAGCTGCACTTCCACATTTGAAACAAGGAAGTTCGATCATTAATACTGCTTCGATTACAGCATATCAAGGTCATCCGGAATTGATCGATTATGCGTCAACGAAAGGCGCAATCGTTTCTTTCACTCGCTCGTTATCGAATAACCTTGTGAAAAAAGGAATTCGTGTGAACGGTATCGCACCAGGTCCGATCTGGACACCGCTCATCCCTTCTACATTCACTGCAGATAAAGTAGAACAGTTTGGTAAAGATACACCGATGGGTCGACCAGGTCAGCCAGAGGAACTCGCACCTGCATATGTGTATCTAGCGAGCGAAGATTCTTCCTATGTATCTGGGCAGATGATTCATATTAATGGTGGTAAGGTTGTAAACGGATAG
- a CDS encoding helix-turn-helix domain-containing protein, which yields MNKKLGLQIKNNRLKKRMSLSKLATIAGISKSYLSSIENHETNPSAHIIQKIAKALEVPVEQLLSIHVGILDPEWVDLVLQARDLGLNKEDIRDFLAYESWKCSDKEGV from the coding sequence GTGAATAAGAAACTAGGGTTACAAATAAAAAATAATCGTTTAAAAAAACGGATGAGTTTATCTAAGCTAGCGACAATCGCGGGAATATCAAAAAGTTATTTAAGCAGCATTGAAAATCATGAGACAAACCCATCTGCGCATATAATTCAAAAAATAGCTAAAGCTTTGGAGGTTCCTGTGGAGCAGTTACTGAGCATTCATGTAGGTATTCTAGATCCAGAATGGGTGGATCTTGTTTTACAAGCCAGAGATTTAGGTCTTAATAAAGAAGATATTCGAGACTTCTTAGCTTACGAATCATGGAAGTGTTCTGATAAGGAAGGTGTTTAA
- a CDS encoding class D sortase produces MRWLAYLLIFAGVMTMAYPKAKSVYFSYQEQRLLEDWESSMDQSKIKQSYKQLDDIFLQERSQDYKEQVSSKTGIIGKLTINQIQLSIPILEGATKNNLKVGAGHLSGTSPLGQTGNAAIAAHRSYTYGKQFNRLPEVKPGDSIQVETAHQKLMYTVTEEILVKPTDLTVLQNNKKNEAMITLITCHPMKNPTHRYIVKAVLKKEEVL; encoded by the coding sequence ATGAGATGGCTGGCATACTTGTTGATTTTTGCAGGGGTCATGACAATGGCGTACCCGAAAGCCAAAAGTGTGTACTTTTCTTATCAAGAACAAAGGCTGCTTGAAGACTGGGAATCCTCGATGGACCAATCAAAGATTAAACAGAGCTACAAACAGTTGGATGATATTTTTTTACAAGAAAGAAGTCAAGATTATAAGGAGCAAGTCTCTTCGAAGACAGGAATAATTGGAAAATTGACCATTAATCAAATTCAGTTGTCTATTCCTATTTTAGAAGGAGCAACAAAAAACAACCTTAAGGTGGGAGCGGGGCATCTGTCGGGTACGTCTCCACTTGGGCAAACAGGGAACGCTGCGATTGCGGCACATCGCAGCTACACGTATGGAAAACAATTTAACCGGCTGCCTGAAGTAAAGCCGGGGGATTCCATTCAAGTTGAAACAGCTCATCAAAAATTGATGTACACCGTAACGGAAGAAATTCTCGTTAAACCAACTGACCTAACCGTTCTACAAAATAACAAAAAGAACGAAGCAATGATTACCTTGATTACATGTCATCCTATGAAAAATCCTACTCATCGTTATATTGTGAAAGCTGTTTTAAAAAAAGAGGAGGTTTTATAG
- a CDS encoding LPXTG cell wall anchor domain-containing protein: MLSLKQIIYGVMAVLIIGAAAIQSEKIYSFSDGSYGLELTPSAFEMKNMRPGYSEDYTLTVKNTGNQLLKYNVKTKHKTGEMLFSALIVTVKKDNTELFKGKLRELTITPIALPAKTDDKLTFSIGLAGEAGNEFQGLATTYEIQVQGEGEDPDDGDPGDGDPGDGDPGDGDPGDGDPDDGDPGDGDPGDGDPGDGDPGDGDPGDGDPGDGDPGDGDPGDGDPGDGDPGDGDPGDGDPGDGDPGDGNPGDGNPDDGDNGSEPPAQQPPTKGDTQKPTRSPSTGTESLPQTGEEDPMVWMLIGSLLSMTGLCILFVKKLLVQKRIRRG; encoded by the coding sequence TTGCTTAGTCTAAAACAAATTATTTATGGAGTTATGGCTGTATTAATAATCGGTGCAGCTGCTATACAATCAGAAAAAATTTACTCGTTTTCGGATGGAAGCTATGGACTAGAGCTTACACCATCCGCATTTGAGATGAAGAATATGCGGCCAGGTTACAGTGAGGACTACACATTAACTGTAAAAAACACTGGTAACCAGCTATTGAAATATAACGTAAAAACAAAACATAAAACAGGTGAGATGCTTTTTAGTGCGTTAATTGTAACTGTAAAAAAAGACAATACTGAACTATTTAAAGGGAAATTACGTGAACTTACAATAACCCCCATAGCCTTACCAGCTAAAACAGATGACAAATTAACTTTTTCTATAGGTTTAGCTGGTGAAGCTGGAAACGAATTTCAAGGGTTAGCGACCACTTATGAGATTCAAGTTCAAGGTGAAGGCGAAGATCCGGATGACGGCGACCCAGGCGACGGTGATCCAGGCGATGGCGACCCAGGCGACGGTGATCCAGGCGATGGCGACCCAGACGACGGTGATCCAGGCGATGGCGACCCAGGCGATGGCGATCCAGGCGACGGTGACCCAGGCGATGGCGATCCAGGAGATGGCGATCCAGGCGACGGTGACCCAGGCGACGGCGACCCAGGCGATGGCGATCCAGGCGACGGTGACCCAGGCGACGGCGACCCAGGTGATGGAGATCCAGGCGATGGCGACCCAGGTGACGGTAATCCAGGCGATGGCAACCCAGACGATGGAGATAATGGCAGTGAACCACCGGCACAACAACCTCCAACAAAAGGTGATACTCAGAAGCCGACTCGTTCACCATCAACAGGTACCGAATCATTACCGCAAACAGGTGAAGAAGATCCAATGGTATGGATGTTAATTGGTTCTTTATTATCCATGACTGGACTTTGCATATTATTTGTAAAGAAACTACTTGTACAAAAGCGAATTAGAAGAGGATAA
- a CDS encoding TasA family protein translates to MKKAKKALLGTALAGALVVSAGFGTYSWFTDVKTANSEIDNGTLTLGMDTQLFTHEKFAPSQVLVSDFKKIENTGSLDQILRASYTHSVDKASAKKYKVAYLAIKYAERPDETVLKGMATEYEKGFKKGVDNPVMPSGKSKQAVGYEVEGGLVSADEASAMKMQAANQEKTFKFGKDGFWKLKDNQSIEIMFFVKLLDSAGNEYQGAQYNGEFKVEAKQTDEGADFGPAANTEVSPTTAE, encoded by the coding sequence ATGAAAAAAGCAAAAAAAGCGTTACTAGGAACAGCACTAGCTGGAGCATTGGTTGTATCTGCAGGATTTGGAACGTATTCATGGTTTACGGATGTAAAAACAGCAAATAGTGAAATTGATAACGGAACACTTACTTTAGGAATGGATACACAATTATTTACACATGAAAAATTTGCTCCTTCGCAAGTTCTAGTAAGTGATTTCAAAAAGATTGAAAACACAGGTAGCTTGGATCAAATCTTACGAGCTTCTTACACGCATTCAGTAGATAAAGCTTCTGCTAAAAAGTACAAAGTAGCGTACTTAGCGATTAAGTATGCTGAAAGACCTGATGAAACAGTATTAAAAGGTATGGCAACTGAATATGAAAAAGGATTTAAAAAAGGTGTAGATAACCCAGTTATGCCGAGTGGAAAGTCAAAACAAGCAGTAGGCTATGAGGTAGAAGGCGGATTAGTATCTGCAGATGAAGCAAGCGCTATGAAAATGCAAGCTGCTAATCAAGAGAAAACATTCAAATTCGGTAAAGACGGTTTCTGGAAGCTAAAAGATAACCAAAGTATTGAAATCATGTTCTTTGTAAAACTTCTTGATAGTGCTGGAAATGAGTATCAAGGAGCACAATATAACGGAGAATTCAAAGTGGAAGCGAAACAAACGGATGAGGGTGCAGATTTTGGTCCAGCTGCGAACACAGAGGTTTCACCAACAACAGCAGAATAA